One genomic window of Lagenorhynchus albirostris chromosome 17, mLagAlb1.1, whole genome shotgun sequence includes the following:
- the LOC132508338 gene encoding cytochrome c oxidase subunit 6C, giving the protein MASSSLTKPQMRGLLGKRLRFHIVGAFIVSLGVAAFYKFAVAEPRKKAYADFYRNYDSMKDFEEMRKAGVFQSAK; this is encoded by the exons ATGGCTTCCAGTTCTTTGACAAAACCTCAGATGCGTGGCCTTCTGGGCAAGCGTCTGCGATTTCATATTGTTGGAGCATTCATTGTCTCCCTGGGAGTTGCAGCTTTCTATAAg TTTGCTGTGGCTGAACCAAGAAAGAAGGCATATGCAGATTTCTACAGAAATTATGATTCTATGAAAGATTTTGAGGAGATGAGGAAGGCTGGTGTCTTTCAGAGTGCAAAGTGA